Part of the Nicotiana sylvestris chromosome 2, ASM39365v2, whole genome shotgun sequence genome, TGTACCAGATATCTTCAAAACTTGCTGATATTGTTTGGAGTTCTTCTCTTTGGTGATATTTAGCCCTTAAAATGGCTTGTGCAAGGCCCAAGAAAACAATGTGTTGAAATAGCACACCTGCATAGACTTTGTATCACAAGCTATCCTAACATCTACGTAATGATATACCTGAATTCAAGGTGCCCAAAACATGCTGAAAGCTCACAAGAACCAAGTTCTTCAAGTGCAAAAACAAATTGCCCTACATAAGAGAATTACTGctctcccttttgattaatacaattttaccttatcaaaaaagaGAATTACTGCAGAGTCGTGTAGTCTTGGTTTCCAATGCCTAAACAGAGGAAGGTTAACTTTCTCTCCAAGTATTAAATATTAACTTCTCTTCTTTGGCTGCTTCTCACTCGGGCAAGATTGTCTAATATTTAAATTGAGGCACGTATTATCTGGATATCCACAGTCAGACTTCAAAATCTTGAGCAACGGAATTAACTCTTTTAGTATCAGAAATCCGATCATTTCTTATGATATTTATGCAGAGGAAGATCATTATTAGAGGCAAAATGCATCAAGCTCCACATATCATATCTTTTCCTTGCAGACGAAAGTCCCTAAATGCTAGTCTGAATTACAGATTGTAACAGCCACAGAATATGCATAATACTCCAAATCCAATTTATGCAGCATGATAATTAGGAGAATTACATATTAGTAAGGCCATCTTTCACAACTGAAATTGTGTAAGACTGGTCTGTTCTGTATTCCTTCTTTTTATAAGTGAGATATAactgttctttttctttctgataaGTTAAGATTCTTGGATGGTTTTTCTCGGGGGTAGTTTGAATTATCGTCTTTGCTACATTCAATGGAAGAAAAGCAGACCAGAACTGAAGAAAGATAAGAAGCACGAATGTAATTACATATGGTACTTCCACGTTGAAAGTACAACCAGTATGTTAATCAAAGAATAAGCAGAAGTTGTAAGGAATCAACTCCAACCAATAATACTCACTGCTATACCACCAAGACCACCACTCATTATCCCAACTCCAACATCAATCAATTGGCTCGACTCAGATCCAGATGATGCACCTTTTAATTGTAGATGCATGCAATATCG contains:
- the LOC104215024 gene encoding mitochondrial arginine transporter BAC1-like yields the protein MPLRPKLCLQADKEPLQLTGMFRGGFATLLRESVGNAAFFSTYEYVRYCMHLQLKGASSGSESSQLIDVGVGIMSGGLGGIAFWSAFLPLNVAKTIIQTTPEKNHPRILTYQKEKEQLYLTYKKKEYRTDQSYTISVVKDGLTNILAFRDFRLQGKDMICGA